The following coding sequences lie in one Capsicum annuum cultivar UCD-10X-F1 chromosome 5, UCD10Xv1.1, whole genome shotgun sequence genomic window:
- the LOC107853881 gene encoding eukaryotic initiation factor 4A-3, with the protein MEAVATGSVIPANRRRPPMEEDRLVFETSKGVEPITSFAEMGIKDDLLRGIYQYGFEKPSAIQQRAVLPIISGRDVIAQAQSGTGKTSMIALTVCQVVDTKNSEVQALILSPTRELAAQTEKVILAIGDYINIQAHACIGGKSVGEDIRKLEHGVQVVSGTPGRVCDMIKRRTLRTRAIKLLILDESDEMLSRGFKDQIYDVYRYLPPELQVVLISATLPNEILEITSKFMTDPVRILVKRDELTLEGIKQFFVAVEREEWKFDTLCDLYDTLTITQAVIFCNTKRKVDWLTNKMREHNFTVSSMHGDMPQKERDAIMAEFRGGTTRVLITTDVWARGLDVQQVSLVINYDLPNNRELYIHRIGRSGRFGRKGVAINFVKSDDIKILRDIEQYYSTQIDEMPMNVADLI; encoded by the exons atgGAGGCGGTGGCGACAGGTTCAGTAATTCCGGCGAACAGGCGGCGACCGCCGATGGAAGAAGACAGATTAGTTTTCGAGACATCGAAAGGCGTTGAACCGATTACGAGCTTCGCTGAAATGGGTATTAAAGATGATCTACTTAGAGGAATTTATCAGTATGGGTTTGAAAAGCCGTCGGCGATTCAACAACGGGCTGTTTTGCCGATAATTTCGGGCCGTGATGTGATTGCGCAAGCGCAATCTGGTACTGGGAAGACTTCTATGATTGCTCTTACCGTATGTCAAGTTGTTGATACCAAGAATTCAGA GGTACAAGCGTTGATATTGTCTCCTACGCGGGAGCTTGCAGCTCAGACGGAAAAGGTGATTTTGGCTATTGGAGATTACATTAACATACAGGCACATGCATGTATTGGAGGCAAAAGCGTGGGTGAAGATATCAGAAAGCTAGAGCACGGAGTACAAGTAGTCTCTGGAACTCCTGGAAGAGTCTGTGACATGATTAAAAGGAGAACTTTACGAACTAGggccataaaattattgattctT GATGAATCTGATGAGATGTTGAGCCGTGGTTTTAAGGATCAGATATATGATGTTTACAGATATCTTCCACCAGAGCTTCAG GTTGTACTCATATCTGCCACTCTCCCAAATGAAATTCTGGAGATAACAAGCAAATTTATGACAGATCCTGTGCGGATTCTTGTAAAACGTGATGAATTGACTCTAGAG GGCATCAAACAGTTCTTTGTAGCGGTGGAGAGAGAGGAGTGGAAATTTGATACACTTTGTGATCTTTATGATACACTCACCATCACCCAGGCTGTTATTTTCTGCAACACAAAACGAAAG GTTGATTGGCTAACAAACAAGATGCGCGAGCATAATTTTACAGTCTCATCTATGCACGGAGATATGCCACAGAAGGAGAGAGatgctattatggctgagttcCGAGGTGGCACGACTCGTGTTCTAATCACAACAGATGTTTGGGCTAGAGGATTGGATGTTCAACAG GTGTCTCTGGTGATTAATTATGACCTTCCCAACAACAGAGAGCTCTATATTCATCGCATTGGTCGCTCTGGTCGTTTTGGTCGGAAG GGTGTTGCCATAAATTTTGTGAAGAGTGATGATATTAAAATTCTGAGAGACATAGAGCAATACTACAGTACCCagattgatgaaatgcccatgaaTGTGGCTGATTTGATATAA